GGTTAACAAAAAAAGGGGAAAGCCGAAACTTTCCCCAATTTATCTTATGTGTAAATTAGATTAGAATGATAATGACAATCCAGCATTGAAGGTTCTGGGCAGACCAAAGAAGACTTCTGCAGAACTTCCACTATGTGGATAATGTGGAGGTGAACCCCAATCAGCCCAGGCATTGTAAGCACTGTTATCCACAGCTTCCAGAACATAAACATCATCCAATAAATTGAAGATATGTCCATAAGCTTCTACGTCAAATCCTTTCACGATCGTTGGGAGTTTATAAGATATATGTAAATCCATCACACCGTAAGCAGGAATCTGCCAGCTTTCTTCATCATCATTTGGATCTTGACGACTGAACGGATCCCAGGCAGCATAGAAATCATCAAAATATTTATAATTTACATTGATATCAAGACCTGGTACAGGATAAAGTGTTGTTCCAAAGGAAAGCTGAGTTTGAGGAGCATCACCTACTTTCAGATCTTTTACGTAGATATTAAGTGTATCTGTGAAACCAGCATCATCTTCATAAACTACATTTTCCAGATCGTTCAAGTATGTCCAATCACCTTTGGAAAGTGAAAGATCAAATTTTGCCAGTGAAATTGGTTGATATTCAACTTCCATTTCGGCGCCGATGTGTCTGGAATCGATTCCGCTTACAAAAATTTTGATTTCATCATTGGGAGTATCTACAGAAAAGCTTTTGGATTGATCGATCCAGTTTGTATAATATAAACCTGTATTAATATTCAGCATTTCATCTAAACCAACAAAATTGAATCCTGTTTCCATAGACAAGAATTTTTCATTTTCAGGATCATCAATCAACTCACCTGTCCAGTCATTGATCACTTCATCAAAGATAGGGCATTTGTTGATGTAGCCGGCATTTCCATAAACACCAAAGCTATTGCTGATTCTATAACTGGCACCACCTTTGGTTTGATATCCCATAATCCAATCTGTTTCTGTATACAATTCATCTCCACCTTCCATTACGAAGTGGTCGGTATATTGATACTGAACAGAAGATAAACCTACCATTAAGGAAGCTTTCAGTTTATCTTTTACGTATTCACCTTGGGCGTAACCACCAAACCAGCCAACCTTATTGGTATTGTAATAATCAATTTTGTCACCAAGTTCTTTTTCATATTCATCAGCAGTGTCAAAATCATTGCCATCGAAGAAGAAATAATCTCCACCCAGAAGATCACGAACTTCTCTGAAGTGGTCAATTTCCGCCGTTCTCCAATCAACGCCAACAGAACTTTTCAAATTTTCGTTTATCTGATAATAAGCTCTGGAAATTGCACCAATTGTCCATTGCTGGTTTACGCTGTTACGCAGGATACCTGCTGAACCAGTGCTTAAAGTATCATTTTCAGCAATTGTGGAATTCCAATCAACAACCCTGGATGGTCCTGAATAATCCCAGTTTACACTACCGAAAGTACCGGTACCACCACCTTTACCACCAGAATAATAAATAATTGAATAAACATCTAATTTTTCATTCAATTTTGTAAACCAGTTAAGATTGATCTGTGGTTTATGATAATAGTTTTCACGTTCGTTGAGGAAATTTGGTGAAAATCTGTCATGAAGATCACCATTCCACCATTGTTTTCCACTATAATTAGGATCTACAGTGTTCCAATTTTCATTGTAGAACATACCTGCGTCTGATTCTGGGAAATCAGAAAAATAATCAGCGAGTTCACTATCGGGAACGCCAGAATTATCTTCAGCATAATCATGGTTGTAGGCAGCCATATTTTGTTTATACAAGTTTTGGCCGTGTCTTTGAGGAGCGCCGGCAGCGTAGAATTCAAGACGGTTATTGTCATTTATTTTGTAGCTTGTAGCAAGATAGTATGACCAGGCATCAGTCCAGGTTGCATCGATAACGCCGTCTCCAGTTTTGCGGGTAACGTTAAAACTAAAAGCGTATTTATCGTTAACTAAACCTGAATTTGCAATCAAAGTTTTCTTTTGGAAACCACCGGAGCCATATTCCTGCTTAAATCTAACACCTTTATCCATTTGAGTTGGATCGGTGATCATATTCATAGTACCACCAATAGAAGGAACAGCAAGATTGATAGCACTCAAACCTCTCTGAACCTGGATCGATGAAGTAGCATCGCCAAGGCCATCCCAGTTTGACCAGTAAACCCAGCCATTTTCCATATCGTTAACAGGAACACCATTGATCATAACAGCAACATTTGCCTGATCGAAACCTCTAATGTTAATACGGGCATCACCAGCTCCGCCACCTTGTCCTGTAGAATACACACTTGGTGTAGTAGTAAGAACAAGAGGAATATCACGAGAACCTAATGTAGAAGTAATTTCTTCTTTATCCACATCTGTGTAGGCAATTGGTGTATCTGATTCAGCTCTATCAGATAATACACTGATTCCTTCGATATTAATCGATTCCATTTCCATTTCGAATTTAACAATTGTGGTTTCATCCACGTTCACTTCAATCTCTTTGGATTGTTTTCTATAACCCATCATACTTACAGTTATCGTGTGAGTTCCAACTGGTACATTTTTCAAAGTAAATTGTCCATTCTGTTTGGTGTAAGTACCGGTTTTTGAATCTCCCAGATAAACAGCAACATCGGCTAGCGGATTACCGTTTTCTGCGATAGTTACTTGTCCTGCAATTGTACCAGTTTGAGCAAAAGCAGCAATTGGTACAAGAAGCAGAATTGACAAAACAGCTAACACAAGCAATCTTTTCATACACATCCTCCTTATTTTTTGTGTAACTATAGTCTTTTTAATGTTTTACTTTCAGACTAAATAACACATCGGAAAAATTGAGTTTGGAATCTTAGTTGTCAAGAGCAAAATATAATCTTGCATCCCCCGAAAATATTCCTTTTCTGGAATCAATAAAAAAAACACTACAATTTCATTTTTTTCAAGCCCATGAATTAATTCAGGGGAAAAACAAACAAAGCCTTTTATAGTAACCATTTCAATGGTTTATTATTTGTGCAAACGGTTGAAACCGTTGTCCGACATATTTCTCGCATCAATATTCCCACGAATGACCCGGTGAAATTGAATTGATTTCACAGGTTAAAAATTCGTGGTCTTTACTGGATATGTTTTTGACAGGAAAAATAGCTATAATTTCATTTATTACAATAAATTAGGGTTACACTCTCCAAATTTTTCGGGGGGGGGATGCGTGAAAAATATTATATAGAAAATGAATATTTACTAATCATTATTTAAAATTCTATTAATGAATTGTTATTCAATTATTTAAGTAAAGCTTCTTTTTCCAGAAGGAATCTTTCGTTCTCGCTCAGATCTCTTTTATACTGGTAGATTGTCTTGATCCATTCACCGTAAACTGGATTTGGCAAAACAATAAATTTTCTCCCAAATTCAGTTTTTAAACTATCGGCAAGAAATGCTCTTTGTTCTATAGTTTTTTGTCGGAAGACATCAGAAAAATCTATCAAATTATCACCAATAAATAGTGCAATATGGAAATTCTCTGAAACCATATTTCTCCTTGGTTGTTTGCTGGAAGTTGTTGTCCTCATGAAAAGGTGTTCTTTATCTGCAAATGGTAAATTCAATTCCTTAAGATTTTTCAGCGTTCCATCAAAGTGTTTATCTTCATCTCTATTCGTAATATAGAAAATTTCTACATCATTCTTATTGGCATAATTCAAGAATTCCAATGCTCCCGGTACAAGTCTGGAATTATTGTTTTCGTTCCACTCTGCAAAATGTTTGGAATAACTTTTATTCTCCAAAATCGATAAAATTTCAAACTCCATATTATCCAAAACCGTTTCATCCAGATCGACAACAACCGCCAAAGGTTTGGGAAATGTTTTCTGCAGAGCAACTGACAATCTGAAAGTAGCCAGATTATAAGCCTGGTAAGCCAGAGCTTTATATTCTGCAGAGGTTTTCTGCCAGAGAACGGGATATAAAATTTCCTGATTATAAAATTTAATCGTTTCTGCTTTTTTTGTTTGGATCGCATCCTGTGAAAATAAACAAAATACAACCAGTAAAATCAATGATATCAGATATAATCTATTCATTATAATCCTCCTGAAAAATTCTGTGAATTCCATCAAAAATATAGCCGACATGAATGCGGTTGGTAAAATCCAGTTTTTCTACATCGATCTCCATAACTTTGCCTTTATGAAATCCAAATCTTGTTACATCAGTGGAATAAGTTCGATAATATTTATTCAAGGATTCTATCTCATTTTTGTTCCAACCACCGGCGATTTCCATTTCTCTGCCCCGCTGCTGAATTCTACTCCAGGCCAGATCACTTCTACCGTTCAATAAGATCAGAAGATCGGCGGGAGGAATTTCGTTGCAAACCGCTTTGAATCTTGCTGTAAGATCATCCAGCTGGTTTGCCGTAAGATAACCATCTTCATGAAATTGGTAGCAGAAAACCAGCAGGTCTTCCGGCAGAGAGCGATCCATTACAAAGCTTTCCTGCTTTGCCTTTCCTTTTAGTTGGAGTTCTTTTCGCATTTTCAAAAAGTGGAGCTGAAGATCGTAACAAAAAGTTTGTTTATCTGCCAGGAATTTTTCCAGAAGCGGATTTTTCTCCGGATTTTCGTACAAACCATTTATCTTAAGACTTCTCTGCATAATTGCAGCCAGAGTTGATTTTCCCAGCCCCACATTTCCGGCAACCGCAATAAGTTTAGGATTTTCCTGGAGATATTTTTCCAATTTACTTTCAGCATCGATGGCTTTCAAAGTGGCTGCCGTTTCCGGCAATGTTACCCATTTACTGATGCCGGGAGTCGTTACGCGCAAGTTCAGATTTTTTATCTCTTCCACTATTTTCTGGATCGTATTTTTTAAATATTTTGGCAGAGGTGTATCTATATTGGCATCGATCACCAAAACCGGGCATTTTACATGACGATTGATAAAAAGATCGTAGAGTTCATTTAGTTGTGACAGATATTTGGGAGGAATGGATGCTTCACTTTCTCTACCGCGTTCTTTAATTCGTGCCAGAAGGGTTTCCACATCCGCTTTCAAATAAACCATCAAATCAGGTTCTGGAATTTTGGAAGTCATCAGATTGTAATTGCGTTGATAAGCCAGGAATTCTTCTTCGGTCATATTTCCCAATATTTTCTGAGCCATACCAAAAATATGATAATCTTCGGGAAGTGTACGATCTTCCAGAATAATGCCTTTGCAACCTTCTATCTGACGTTGCCTATCCAAGCGACCATTAAAAAATTCAATTTGTGCCATGAAAGCATTTCCCGCCGGATCTTCATAAAATGCATCCAGCACTTTGGGATTGAATTTTTCCTGAAATGCATAAACTTTTTCTTCTCCCGTTTTATCGGGTATCGTAGATAAAAGCAGATCACAAAGCGGTGTTTGCGAGGCAGCTTCCACTATAGTTGATTTTCCCACTCCGATATTTCCGACAATTCCAATTCTGAGATGTTCCATTAATCAGCTTCCTTTCTAATAAAATATTTTCCAAATTCCAGCCTGAAAATCGATTGGGATGCCAAATTGTCAACGCTAAAGTTCTTTACAAGAAAATGCCCATTTCAAATTTGAAACTGATTTAGGTTTAATATTTTGGAGGAGTTATGTTTAAGCTGAATGTAACATCGCAGTTTGCTTCGGCTCATAAATTGAACGGCTACGATGGAGCCTGCAAAAATCTGCACGGTCACAATTGGAAAGTGCGGGTTGGAATTGAGTGCGAGAAAACCGACAAGATCGGAATGACGATAGATTTTGGAATTGTGAAAACTGAATTGAATGATCTGATGGAATATCTTGATCATAGTTTTTTGAATGATCTTCCCAGTTTTAAAGATCAAAACCCTACCTCGGAAAACATCGCAAAATATATTTACGATGAAATGAAAAAAAGAATTTCCGTGGAAGGTTGTAAAGTAGCAGATGTGGAAGTGTGGGAATCGGATAAATCATCGCTGGTTTATTACGAATAAAATATGCGAATTGTTGAATCAAAATTCATAAAAAGTGCCGTGAAGCCTTCCCAATATCCGGCGTCTGCTTTTTCCGATTTTGCCTTTGTAGGAAAATCAAATGTCGGTAAATCCGCTTTGATCAATACCATACTGAACCGAAAAGCAATTGCCAAAGTAAGCGGAACTCCCGGTAAAACCAGATTGATAAATTTTTTCGAAATCCGCTTCAAAAATGAAAATGATGAAGATGGATTTATGAACTTCGTGGATTTACCCGGATACGGCTATGCCAAAGTAAGCAAAAAAGAACGTGAATCCTGGCAGACAATGATTTTGAATTATTTTGCCAAACGGATTCAATTGAAGGGCGTGATAATGCTGGCAGATATTCGCCACAAAGCCGATCCCAAAGACAAAATAATGCTGGATATGCTGATTCAGAATAATATTCCATTTATCATCGCAGCAACCAAATCTGATAAGCTGGCAAAAAGTAAAATCAATAGAATTGTTAAAAAGCTGGCTGTTGGATTGCAGGTAAAGAATGCTCAGATAAAAGCTGTTTCATCTCTCAAAAAAACCGGTTTTGAAGAAATTTTGGCTTGGATATCCCAACAGATAAGTTGATTTTATATTTGACACACAACCACGGTTTTTTAATTAATTTCTTTTGAAGTTTGTTATATGATAAAAAAAAGGAAGTTTAATGTTAGAAAAGATAAAAAAGCCGACTGATGTTCAGCAGCTTTCATTAGCAGAACTTCAGGAACTGGCAAAAGATATACGAAAAAGAATTATCGAAGTTACCGCAAAAAACGGCGGTCATGTAGCTCCAAGTCTGGGAGCAACAGATCTTACAGTTGCACTGCTAAAAGTTTTCGATCCCAAAAATGATAAAATGGTTTGGGATGTAGGTCATCAATCTTATGCCTACAAAATTCTAACTGAAAGAAATGATCGTTTTAATACTCTGCGCCAGCTAAACGGAATAAGTGGTTTTAATAATATTTTTGAAAGCGAATATGATGCTTTCGGAGTAGGACATGCCAGTACATCCATTTCTGCTACGCTGGGCATCACGGTAGCTCGGGAAAAGAGGCAGGAAAAAGGTTATAACATTGCCATTATCGGTGATGGTGCTCTCACGGGAGGTATGTCTTTCGAAGCCTTGAATCATGCAGGGCATCTGCAAAAAGATATGATCGTTATCCTGAATGACAACAACATGTCGATTTCCAAAAATGTGGGAGCTTTGCAGGCATATCTTACCAATATTCTGGTAAGCCGTTCTTACAATGCTTTTAAAAATGCGATTTGGGATTTTGTTCACCTTATGCCCAGCAGAATTCGTAGAAGGATGATCTTAAGTGCCAGAAAAATCGAGGAAAATCTGATCAATTCTCTGGCTCCAAATATTATTTTTGAAGATCTCGGTTTTAAATATGTCGGTCCGATCGATGGACATAATGTGCCCAGGATGGTAAGGATTTTCAAAAAAGTTATCCGCAACATGAATGGCCCGATCTTTATCCATATCGTTACTAAAAAAGGCAAAGGTTACGATCATGCCGAAGATGATGCATCACGTTTTCACGGCTTGGGACCTTACGAAATTGAATCGGGAAAATGCAAAGGAAAGAACGGAACTTCCTATTCTCTGGTTTTGGGAAACAGTTTGTGTGAAATAGCCGAAAAAAACAAAAATGTAATCGCAATTACTGCTGCCATGACCGATGGAACCGGTTTATCTAAATTTGCTGAAAAGCATCCCGAAAGATTTTTCGATGTGGGAATTGCCGAACAGCATGCAGTTACTTTTGCAGGTGGATTGGCAACGCAGGGCTTCAAACCGTTTGTAGCAATATATTCCACCTTCCTGCAGCGTGCTTTGGATCAGGTTATCCACGATATTGCACTGCAAAAACTGCCGGTTGTATTTTGCCTGGATCGAGCCGGCTTGGTGGGCGAAGACGGGGCAACTCATCATGGCGCTTTCGATCTTTCCTATTTGAACATAATTCCCAATCTGGCAATCATGGCTCCGTCTGATGCAGATGAATTTGAAGCGATGCTGCTCTTTGCTGCAAATTATTATGACGGTCCAATCGCGATCCGTTATCCGCGCGGTTCTGCACGTAAATGCCAGATCGATCACAAACCAATTGAAATCGGCAAATTTGAGATGCGGCAAAAAGGCGGGAAAATTGCTGTTATTGGAATTGGAAAATCATTTATCGATGCCGAGATGATCGTGGATAAAATGAAGATTGATTTTCCAGAAATAAAACCCTGTCTGGTTAATGCCCGTTGGATGAAACCGTTGGATGAAAAATTTCTGTCTGAATTGGAAGAAAATTTCGATATTGTTTTTACAATCGAAGAAAATTGTCTGAAGGGCGGTTTTGGCGAAGCAATAAAATCTCGCCTCGTGAATGCCAGAGCACAAATATATTCCTTTGGTCTGCCCGATGAATTCGTTACCTATGGCAAAACAGATGAATTGAAGAATCTGATCGGACTCAGCACTGATCAAATCTACGAAAAAATCAAGAATATTTTGCAGAATTAGAACATCTAAAAAAAACAAATGAAATACCAAGGCGATACAATTTCTGCCATTTCCACGCCAATTGGAATCGGTGGAATTTCAGTAATTCGAGTTAGCGGCGAAAAATCAATTCAGGTTGTCGACCAGGTTTTCCAGGCAAAAAAATCTTTGGAAGAATATCCATCACATAAAGCTGTTTTCGGCAGGATCGTTGATGATAAGCAACTTATCGATGAAGTTGTAGTCACGGTTTTTATCGCACCACACAGTTACACGGGAGAAAATGTAGTAGAAATTTCCTGCCACGGCAGCACCTTTGTTACCAATAAAATCCTGGAAATTCTGCTTCGCAAAACACGTTTGGCGGAACCGGGAGAATTCACGCAACGTGCTTTTCTGAACGAAAAGATCGGTCTAACTCAGGCAGAAGCAGTCGGAGACCTGCTCAGTTCTCAAACCAGAATAGCGCATTTAGCTGCTGTTCAGCAATACGAAGGAAGCCTGCGTAGAAGAATCGAAAAACTGCTCAATAAAATTACTGAGTATCGAACACTTTTGGAACTCGAAATTGATTTTATGGAACAAGGTTTAGACCAAATCGACACCGATGATCTTTTGGAGAAAATAAAAATTCTGCAATCCGATATTGAAAAATTAGCACGCACCGGAGCGGAAGGAATGATCATCAAAGAAGGTTTGAAAGTAAGTTTGGTGGGAGCACCAAATGTAGGAAA
This sequence is a window from Candidatus Cloacimonadota bacterium. Protein-coding genes within it:
- a CDS encoding TonB-dependent receptor, producing MKRLLVLAVLSILLLVPIAAFAQTGTIAGQVTIAENGNPLADVAVYLGDSKTGTYTKQNGQFTLKNVPVGTHTITVSMMGYRKQSKEIEVNVDETTIVKFEMEMESINIEGISVLSDRAESDTPIAYTDVDKEEITSTLGSRDIPLVLTTTPSVYSTGQGGGAGDARINIRGFDQANVAVMINGVPVNDMENGWVYWSNWDGLGDATSSIQVQRGLSAINLAVPSIGGTMNMITDPTQMDKGVRFKQEYGSGGFQKKTLIANSGLVNDKYAFSFNVTRKTGDGVIDATWTDAWSYYLATSYKINDNNRLEFYAAGAPQRHGQNLYKQNMAAYNHDYAEDNSGVPDSELADYFSDFPESDAGMFYNENWNTVDPNYSGKQWWNGDLHDRFSPNFLNERENYYHKPQINLNWFTKLNEKLDVYSIIYYSGGKGGGTGTFGSVNWDYSGPSRVVDWNSTIAENDTLSTGSAGILRNSVNQQWTIGAISRAYYQINENLKSSVGVDWRTAEIDHFREVRDLLGGDYFFFDGNDFDTADEYEKELGDKIDYYNTNKVGWFGGYAQGEYVKDKLKASLMVGLSSVQYQYTDHFVMEGGDELYTETDWIMGYQTKGGASYRISNSFGVYGNAGYINKCPIFDEVINDWTGELIDDPENEKFLSMETGFNFVGLDEMLNINTGLYYTNWIDQSKSFSVDTPNDEIKIFVSGIDSRHIGAEMEVEYQPISLAKFDLSLSKGDWTYLNDLENVVYEDDAGFTDTLNIYVKDLKVGDAPQTQLSFGTTLYPVPGLDINVNYKYFDDFYAAWDPFSRQDPNDDEESWQIPAYGVMDLHISYKLPTIVKGFDVEAYGHIFNLLDDVYVLEAVDNSAYNAWADWGSPPHYPHSGSSAEVFFGLPRTFNAGLSLSF
- a CDS encoding 5'-nucleotidase, lipoprotein e(P4) family, whose product is MNRLYLISLILLVVFCLFSQDAIQTKKAETIKFYNQEILYPVLWQKTSAEYKALAYQAYNLATFRLSVALQKTFPKPLAVVVDLDETVLDNMEFEILSILENKSYSKHFAEWNENNNSRLVPGALEFLNYANKNDVEIFYITNRDEDKHFDGTLKNLKELNLPFADKEHLFMRTTTSSKQPRRNMVSENFHIALFIGDNLIDFSDVFRQKTIEQRAFLADSLKTEFGRKFIVLPNPVYGEWIKTIYQYKRDLSENERFLLEKEALLK
- a CDS encoding deoxynucleoside kinase, whose protein sequence is MEHLRIGIVGNIGVGKSTIVEAASQTPLCDLLLSTIPDKTGEEKVYAFQEKFNPKVLDAFYEDPAGNAFMAQIEFFNGRLDRQRQIEGCKGIILEDRTLPEDYHIFGMAQKILGNMTEEEFLAYQRNYNLMTSKIPEPDLMVYLKADVETLLARIKERGRESEASIPPKYLSQLNELYDLFINRHVKCPVLVIDANIDTPLPKYLKNTIQKIVEEIKNLNLRVTTPGISKWVTLPETAATLKAIDAESKLEKYLQENPKLIAVAGNVGLGKSTLAAIMQRSLKINGLYENPEKNPLLEKFLADKQTFCYDLQLHFLKMRKELQLKGKAKQESFVMDRSLPEDLLVFCYQFHEDGYLTANQLDDLTARFKAVCNEIPPADLLILLNGRSDLAWSRIQQRGREMEIAGGWNKNEIESLNKYYRTYSTDVTRFGFHKGKVMEIDVEKLDFTNRIHVGYIFDGIHRIFQEDYNE
- the queD gene encoding 6-carboxytetrahydropterin synthase QueD yields the protein MFKLNVTSQFASAHKLNGYDGACKNLHGHNWKVRVGIECEKTDKIGMTIDFGIVKTELNDLMEYLDHSFLNDLPSFKDQNPTSENIAKYIYDEMKKRISVEGCKVADVEVWESDKSSLVYYE
- the yihA gene encoding ribosome biogenesis GTP-binding protein YihA/YsxC, with the protein product MRIVESKFIKSAVKPSQYPASAFSDFAFVGKSNVGKSALINTILNRKAIAKVSGTPGKTRLINFFEIRFKNENDEDGFMNFVDLPGYGYAKVSKKERESWQTMILNYFAKRIQLKGVIMLADIRHKADPKDKIMLDMLIQNNIPFIIAATKSDKLAKSKINRIVKKLAVGLQVKNAQIKAVSSLKKTGFEEILAWISQQIS
- the dxs gene encoding 1-deoxy-D-xylulose-5-phosphate synthase produces the protein MLEKIKKPTDVQQLSLAELQELAKDIRKRIIEVTAKNGGHVAPSLGATDLTVALLKVFDPKNDKMVWDVGHQSYAYKILTERNDRFNTLRQLNGISGFNNIFESEYDAFGVGHASTSISATLGITVAREKRQEKGYNIAIIGDGALTGGMSFEALNHAGHLQKDMIVILNDNNMSISKNVGALQAYLTNILVSRSYNAFKNAIWDFVHLMPSRIRRRMILSARKIEENLINSLAPNIIFEDLGFKYVGPIDGHNVPRMVRIFKKVIRNMNGPIFIHIVTKKGKGYDHAEDDASRFHGLGPYEIESGKCKGKNGTSYSLVLGNSLCEIAEKNKNVIAITAAMTDGTGLSKFAEKHPERFFDVGIAEQHAVTFAGGLATQGFKPFVAIYSTFLQRALDQVIHDIALQKLPVVFCLDRAGLVGEDGATHHGAFDLSYLNIIPNLAIMAPSDADEFEAMLLFAANYYDGPIAIRYPRGSARKCQIDHKPIEIGKFEMRQKGGKIAVIGIGKSFIDAEMIVDKMKIDFPEIKPCLVNARWMKPLDEKFLSELEENFDIVFTIEENCLKGGFGEAIKSRLVNARAQIYSFGLPDEFVTYGKTDELKNLIGLSTDQIYEKIKNILQN
- the mnmE gene encoding tRNA uridine-5-carboxymethylaminomethyl(34) synthesis GTPase MnmE, whose protein sequence is MKYQGDTISAISTPIGIGGISVIRVSGEKSIQVVDQVFQAKKSLEEYPSHKAVFGRIVDDKQLIDEVVVTVFIAPHSYTGENVVEISCHGSTFVTNKILEILLRKTRLAEPGEFTQRAFLNEKIGLTQAEAVGDLLSSQTRIAHLAAVQQYEGSLRRRIEKLLNKITEYRTLLELEIDFMEQGLDQIDTDDLLEKIKILQSDIEKLARTGAEGMIIKEGLKVSLVGAPNVGKSSIFNAFLQNERAIVTPHPGTTRDYLEEAVSLNGYLVRFFDTAGIRKTENQIEQLGIDRSYEIIKQSHKILFIIDGEENETEYQKLAELVPKENIIKVINKTDLIDKNELSKFIESDYIPCSAISDDGLEKLKEILLNDIQISQAELQSGILTNTRQIAAVQRANESIRKAVSSLQNELGYEFTAFDLKEASTALEEIIGKITTDDILNQIFENFCVGK